The window TGGTTCTTTACCAGATGCTACGATGGATTTTTTCTTCCGTAATGGTTACCGACGAAACGGGAATTGCATGTATTCCATGCGATGCCCAAGCTGTCAGGAATGTGTGCCCATCCGTTTATTGCCGAAAAATTTCTCTAAAAATAGAAACCAAAAGCGGGTATGGGCAAGAAATCGTGATGTCAGCGTGGGCTTGGCGCCTTTAACCATGTCAGCAGAAAATCTTTCCTTATTAGATCGTTTCCTGAAAAAACGTTTTCCCGATGGGCGAGCCAATGCAGAAAGTTATTACAGCGGTTTTTTTATAACCTCAATGACCAAGTGTTTTGAGATCCGCTATCGAGTGGCTGAGGAACTATTAGGAGTAGCCATTGTTGATTGTTCTGATGATTGGTTGAATGCTGTGTATTTTTATTTTGATCCTGATCAAGGTGACCGTAGTCCAGGAACGCTGAATATTTTGTATCTCATAGAGTTCTGTCTGCGCCATAAAATTCAGCATCTTTACCTGGGCTACTGGATCAATAAGGTTAAAGGGATGCAGTATAAAACAGCATTTAAGCCGCATGAATTATTTATTGCTGATGAATGGAAGGTATCTGAATGACTATGAAAATTTTACGGCCGCAATAATATATACAACAATAACAATATGTTATATATATGGTAATGTACAAATTTAACATAATATATATTATGCGACATTATATATATTCATTCAAAAACAGGCGAATTATACCATAAACCTCAAATCCCATGCCCTCCTGCATTCTCACCTGCTATTATCGTCCCAAACCCGGCGGATTTTGCAAACGCCTCTTTCGCGCAACTGAGGCCTTGCTTACCCGTGGCCATTCGGTTCATTACCTGGCCGTTGTTCCTTTTCCTATTGAACACCCCAATTGCCACTTTCACCGCTTTCCCTGGCCTGCTGATAAAACTTCTGGCTATCTTTTCTGGGCTGTCTTTCATCTGCTTTCCCCTCTCCTACTCCTCTATCTCTCTTTTAGGTATCGAATTGAGCGTCTATTTGCTTTTGGGTATACATATTCGCTCTTATTACAGCCAATTCGCTTGATAAAAAATGTTCCTTTAGTGCTCTTTTTACGAGGAGATACTCTTGAGAAACACCGGGTAACGAAAAAAAACGATCTGCTCATTAAGCTGGAATTTTTTCTTGAAGGAGCCGGAATAATCGGTACTGAAATGTTCGGAGTGTCAGAGTCCTTGACAAAAAAAATTACTGAACGCCATAACTTTTTCCGAGCTAGAAAGACTGGAGTTATACGAAATGATATCCCCGTGCATGTTGAAAAAAAATCAGAAAAATGCACATATAACCTTCTTAGAGCTTCATGCGTCGGTGTGCTTGAAGTTGGAAAAAATCAGCTCTTTCTTCTGAAAATATTTGAACATATACAGGCCGAGCAGATGCAACTTTTCCTCTACGGCACAGGACTTGACGAGGTACTTCTGCAAGATTTCGTTAAGAAAGGAAATCTTGCCAATAAAATCATTTTCAAAGGCTGGGTACAAGCTGAGCAAATCTGGCCGGAGACCGACCTCTTACTCATGCCCTCACTACATGAGGGAGCACCCAATGCGGTGTTGGAGGCCCTTGCAAGCGGCACACCGGTTCTTGCCAGTGATATCCCCGAACATCGGGAAATCTTGCCCCCTATCTGTCTGCTCCCCCTGACCGATGAAAAGACCTGGATAAACAAAATCCATGAAATTGCTGAAGATCCTGAGGAAGAACTGCATCAGCTTATTGCTGCCCAAGAGTTGACAAGCGAACATTTACGATTTGATTGGGATGAGAAAATTGTGAGGTGTATTCTGGGTACAGTGCCTACTTACTAAAATGCAGGAACCTCCCTGATGTTTCTCGGCTTTCAGCTTGATGATTGGAGCTTCCGCATGCTCTTTCGTCTGATTATGAGTCTGGAGGGAGGGGCCCGAAGAAAGCGACTTGCCCATGCAGCTGTACAAATTCAGCAATTATAAATTTGACAACGTACTATTTTATTTAACGAATATGTGTTATTGAAAGGCATGATCAATATCACACGAGTCCTCTGCTTATGCCTTCAAATACCAAAGAATTAACATTCGATACGTTTGTCAATCAGATCCATAGCATATTTGATGAACTCCCGGATTACCGGAAATTCAGCCCAAACCTCACATATTCAATGAAGGATGCGGCGTTAGGTGCGTTTTCCATGTTTTTCAACCAATCCCCATCATTCTTATCTTATCAGCGGGCAATGCAGCAGGCTCACGGGCATAATAATGCTCAAAGTTTGTTCGGAATAACACAAATCATGTCGGATAATCAGACCCGTAATCTTCTTGACACCCTTAGAGCCTGTTTAAAAACTTTTTGAGACTTTACTGCTGAAGCAGTTTCATAGCATAATTTTCTTTTCAGCCATATCAAACAGCGAAAGGAAAAACAACATGGAACGAGCTAGCTACAGTACAGATCTCACTGATATACAATTTGAAATTATTAATAAATTTCTCCCCTCTCCTTCAAAAACCGGCAGGCCAAGATCTTATGCTCTCAGAGAGATTCTCAACGCAATTTTTGTATAGGAAATTATAAAATTTTCCTTTCAACATGTTGTAATTGCGAATAGAGTATTAGCTTAATGAAAAATAAGCTGATAAAATTAATCTTTCGTGATTTTTGGTATGTAGTCTGCGTTGAATTGGCAAGCAGGTACTCAAGCCTTCACTGGGAGTCAATCGTTGAAAATGTAGAAAAAATGATCAACTGTGGAGAGTCTACCAATGGCTATGTCGAGTATATTTGTCCGAATTGTTTTGAAAAAAGAGAGTAGGGTTCACCTGTAAGTGTCGATTCTGTACGTCTTGCGGTAAGCGATACGTCGATGAATGGGTTGAAAAGACAGTGAAAAGTATATTCGACGTAGTTCATCGACATTTAGTGTTTACCATTCCACAAGAACTCCGAAAGATAATTTTTAGTGATCGTATGCTGATCAAGATTATGATGGATTGTGCTTCAAAAGCGGCTGTGGAAGTACTTCAAAGTAAAGGAGTTGATGCTGTTCCGGGAATTCTATTAGTTGTCCATACGTTTGGAAGAGATCTTAAGTTTAATCCGCATGTCCATATGTTAATGACAGAAGGAGGATTAACATCTTCCAATCAGTGGGTTGATATTCCATTTTTGCCATATGGTCTGCTTAGAAAAAATGGCAATATTATTTGCTGACTGAAATAAAGGCTAGCTTGCCGCAAACAAAAGAAAATGTAAGATTCATAGATTACCTGTTTAAAAGCCAACGTAATGGTTTTTATGTAAATGGTAAAAGCAAGATGACATCAGCAAGACATGCAGCTCGATATATTGGTCGCTATATGGCTCGTCCAGCATTGGCAGAGCACAAGATAACGAATTACGATGGTGAGGAAGTAACATTTTGGTATATTGATCATAAAACAGAAGTTAAAGTTACCGAAGCGATTCCAGCCAAAGAGTTCATACAACGATTAATTGACCATATCCCGCTAAAGGGATTCAAGATGGTCCGCCATTATGGGTTATATTCTCGACGTACAAAAACAATCGCGATAGAGATTTTGATGGACTGTAAACGTTTTATCCAGAAGACTTTTGAATTCATGAAAAGTGATTCAAGGTCATTGAGCTGGAGAGAGCGTCTAGTACAGAGTTTCGGGAAAGATCCGTTAACATGTCCAAACTGTAAAGAAAAAATGTTTTTATGGCGGATTTGGCATCCTGACTATGG is drawn from Candidatus Electrothrix aestuarii and contains these coding sequences:
- a CDS encoding glycosyltransferase family 4 protein, whose amino-acid sequence is MPSCILTCYYRPKPGGFCKRLFRATEALLTRGHSVHYLAVVPFPIEHPNCHFHRFPWPADKTSGYLFWAVFHLLSPLLLLYLSFRYRIERLFAFGYTYSLLLQPIRLIKNVPLVLFLRGDTLEKHRVTKKNDLLIKLEFFLEGAGIIGTEMFGVSESLTKKITERHNFFRARKTGVIRNDIPVHVEKKSEKCTYNLLRASCVGVLEVGKNQLFLLKIFEHIQAEQMQLFLYGTGLDEVLLQDFVKKGNLANKIIFKGWVQAEQIWPETDLLLMPSLHEGAPNAVLEALASGTPVLASDIPEHREILPPICLLPLTDEKTWINKIHEIAEDPEEELHQLIAAQELTSEHLRFDWDEKIVRCILGTVPTY
- a CDS encoding transposase — its product is MFTIPQELRKIIFSDRMLIKIMMDCASKAAVEVLQSKGVDAVPGILLVVHTFGRDLKFNPHVHMLMTEGGLTSSNQWVDIPFLPYGLLRKNGNIIC
- a CDS encoding transposase; its protein translation is MLTEIKASLPQTKENVRFIDYLFKSQRNGFYVNGKSKMTSARHAARYIGRYMARPALAEHKITNYDGEEVTFWYIDHKTEVKVTEAIPAKEFIQRLIDHIPLKGFKMVRHYGLYSRRTKTIAIEILMDCKRFIQKTFEFMKSDSRSLSWRERLVQSFGKDPLTCPNCKEKMFLWRIWHPDYGDIFDLSRDGPFVESKSKQECNKRNSSGRQVKWIPQLLPF
- a CDS encoding arginyltransferase, whose amino-acid sequence is MTVNELRQHNDENLKKKLDQYFVDITSECPYGMPHHAVYHQAFFGSLPDATMDFFFRNGYRRNGNCMYSMRCPSCQECVPIRLLPKNFSKNRNQKRVWARNRDVSVGLAPLTMSAENLSLLDRFLKKRFPDGRANAESYYSGFFITSMTKCFEIRYRVAEELLGVAIVDCSDDWLNAVYFYFDPDQGDRSPGTLNILYLIEFCLRHKIQHLYLGYWINKVKGMQYKTAFKPHELFIADEWKVSE